Proteins encoded in a region of the Ursus arctos isolate Adak ecotype North America unplaced genomic scaffold, UrsArc2.0 scaffold_2, whole genome shotgun sequence genome:
- the FLVCR1 gene encoding feline leukemia virus subgroup C receptor-related protein 1 isoform X1, producing MAKLDDEKGAAVAPGHPPANGYLLVPGGEPPGKLSAEPQNGPKAGCLTLNGVSRDSLEAAAESLGRPQTPLAPEEETQTRLLPTGPGEETPGAEGSRVPQTALSARRFVVLLIFSLYSLVNAFQWIQYSIISNVFEGFYGVSSLHIDWLSMVYMLAYVPLIFPATWLLDTRGLRLTALLGSGLNCLGAWIKCASVQQHLFWVTMLGQCLCSVAQVFILGLPSRIASVWFGPKEVSTACATAVLGNQLGTAVGFLLPPVLVPNTQNNTDLLACNISTMFYGTASIATFLCLLTVIGHSSKALLSPLVPESSRLGLSLEAVSQNQLQAAIVSLEEAFKEKPQYPPSQAQAVLQKSPPAEYSYKKSIRNLFKNIPFVLLLITYGIITGAFYSVSTLLNQMILTYYKGEEINAGRIGLTLVVAGMVGSILCGLWLDHTKTYKQTTLTVYILSFFGMVIFTFTLDLGYIMVVFVTGGVLGFFMTGYLPVGFEFAVEITYPESEGTSSGLLNAAAQIFGILFTLAQGKLTSDYGPRAGNIFLCIWMFLGILLTALIKSDLKRHNINIGIANGDIKAVPVEDSPTDQESKTMMMSKQSESAI from the exons ATGGCAAAGCTGGACGATGAGAAGGGGGCAGCGGTGGCACCCGGACACCCGCCCGCGAATGGATACCTGCTGGTCCCGGGGGGCGAGCCCCCCGGAAAGCTGAGCGCCGAGCCGCAGAACGGGCCCAAGGCCGGCTGCCTGACCCTGAATGGAGTGTCTCGGGACAGCCTCGAGGCTGCCGCTGAATCCCTCGGCAGGCCGCAGACGCCGCTGGCTCCAGAGGAGGAGACCCAGACCCGGCTGCTGCCTACGGGCCCCGGGGAGGAGACCCCCGGGGCCGAGGGCTCCCGGGTGCCCCAGACAGCGCTGTCTGCGCGGCGCTTTGTGGTGCTCCTGATCTTCAGCCTGTACTCGCTGGTGAACGCCTTTCAATGGATCCAATACAGCATCATCAGCAATGTCTTCGAGGGCTTCTACGGCGTCTCCTCCCTGCACATCGACTGGCTGTCCATGGTGTACATGCTGGCCTACGTGCCCCTAATCTTCCCGGCCACGTGGCTGCTGGACACCAGAGGCCTGCGGCTCACCGccctcctgggctctggcctCAACTGCCTGGGCGCCTGGATCAAGTGCGCCAGTGTCCAGCAGCATCTCTTCTGGGTCACCATGCTGGGCCAGTGCCTGTGCTCCGTGGCCCAGGTGTTCATCCTCGGCTTGCCCTCCCGCATCGCCTCAGTGTGGTTTGGGCCCAAGGAGGTATCCACAGCCTGTGCCACCGCCGTGCTAGGCAATCAG CTTGGAACTGCAGTTGGCTTTTTGCTACCACCAGTTTTAGTGCCCAACACACAGAATAACACAGATCTTCTGGCTTGCAATATCAGTACCATGTTCTATGGAACAGCATCCATCGCCACgtttttatgtcttttaacaGTAATTG GCCACTCCAGCAAAGCACTACTGTCACCACTCGTCCCTGAGTCCTCTCGTCTGGGCCTGTCTCTTGAAGCAGTCAGTCAAAATCAGCTGCAAGCAGCCATCGTCAGTTTGGAAGAAG CATTCAAAGAAAAGCCTCAGTATCCACCAAGTCAGGCTCAAGCAGTTCTTCAAAAAAGCCCCCCTGCCGAGTACTCCTATAAGAAATCAATAAGGAACCTATTTAAAAACATTCCCTTTGTCCTTCTCTTGATCACTTACG GTATCATAACTGGAGCATTTTACTCAGTGTCAACATTATTAAATCAAATGATACTGACATATTATAAG ggagaagaaATCAATGCTGGAAGGATTGGGCTAACATTGGTAGTAGCTGGAATGGTGGGCTCTATTCTTTGTGGCTTGTGGCTAGATCATACCAAAACATACAA acaGACAACTTTGACAgtttacattttgtctttttttggaaTGGTTATATTTACTTTCACGTTGGACCTTGGATACATTATGGTCGTGTTTGTTACGGGAGGGGTGCTCGG TTTCTTCATGACCGGCTACCTCCCAGTGGGTTTTGAGTTTGCTGTTGAAATCACTTACCCTGAATCTGAAGGCACTTCCTCTGGTCTTCTCAACGCTGCTGCACAA atATTTGGAATTTTGTTCACATTGGCTCAAGGAAAGCTCACATCAGACTATGGTCCTAGGGCAGGAAACATTTTCCTCTGTATTTGGATGTTTCTAGGCATCCTTTTAACAG CATTAATCAAGTCGGATCTCAAAAGACACAATATAAACATAGGAATTGCGAACGGTGATATTAAAGCT GTACCAGTTGAAGATAGTCCCACAGATCAAGAATCCAAAACTATGATGATGTCCAAGCAGTCAGAATCGGCAATCTGA
- the FLVCR1 gene encoding feline leukemia virus subgroup C receptor-related protein 1 isoform X2, whose protein sequence is MAKLDDEKGAAVAPGHPPANGYLLVPGGEPPGKLSAEPQNGPKAGCLTLNGVSRDSLEAAAESLGRPQTPLAPEEETQTRLLPTGPGEETPGAEGSRVPQTALSARRFVVLLIFSLYSLVNAFQWIQYSIISNVFEGFYGVSSLHIDWLSMVYMLAYVPLIFPATWLLDTRGLRLTALLGSGLNCLGAWIKCASVQQHLFWVTMLGQCLCSVAQVFILGLPSRIASVWFGPKEVSTACATAVLGNQLGTAVGFLLPPVLVPNTQNNTDLLACNISTMFYGTASIATFLCLLTVIAFKEKPQYPPSQAQAVLQKSPPAEYSYKKSIRNLFKNIPFVLLLITYGIITGAFYSVSTLLNQMILTYYKGEEINAGRIGLTLVVAGMVGSILCGLWLDHTKTYKQTTLTVYILSFFGMVIFTFTLDLGYIMVVFVTGGVLGFFMTGYLPVGFEFAVEITYPESEGTSSGLLNAAAQIFGILFTLAQGKLTSDYGPRAGNIFLCIWMFLGILLTALIKSDLKRHNINIGIANGDIKAVPVEDSPTDQESKTMMMSKQSESAI, encoded by the exons ATGGCAAAGCTGGACGATGAGAAGGGGGCAGCGGTGGCACCCGGACACCCGCCCGCGAATGGATACCTGCTGGTCCCGGGGGGCGAGCCCCCCGGAAAGCTGAGCGCCGAGCCGCAGAACGGGCCCAAGGCCGGCTGCCTGACCCTGAATGGAGTGTCTCGGGACAGCCTCGAGGCTGCCGCTGAATCCCTCGGCAGGCCGCAGACGCCGCTGGCTCCAGAGGAGGAGACCCAGACCCGGCTGCTGCCTACGGGCCCCGGGGAGGAGACCCCCGGGGCCGAGGGCTCCCGGGTGCCCCAGACAGCGCTGTCTGCGCGGCGCTTTGTGGTGCTCCTGATCTTCAGCCTGTACTCGCTGGTGAACGCCTTTCAATGGATCCAATACAGCATCATCAGCAATGTCTTCGAGGGCTTCTACGGCGTCTCCTCCCTGCACATCGACTGGCTGTCCATGGTGTACATGCTGGCCTACGTGCCCCTAATCTTCCCGGCCACGTGGCTGCTGGACACCAGAGGCCTGCGGCTCACCGccctcctgggctctggcctCAACTGCCTGGGCGCCTGGATCAAGTGCGCCAGTGTCCAGCAGCATCTCTTCTGGGTCACCATGCTGGGCCAGTGCCTGTGCTCCGTGGCCCAGGTGTTCATCCTCGGCTTGCCCTCCCGCATCGCCTCAGTGTGGTTTGGGCCCAAGGAGGTATCCACAGCCTGTGCCACCGCCGTGCTAGGCAATCAG CTTGGAACTGCAGTTGGCTTTTTGCTACCACCAGTTTTAGTGCCCAACACACAGAATAACACAGATCTTCTGGCTTGCAATATCAGTACCATGTTCTATGGAACAGCATCCATCGCCACgtttttatgtcttttaacaGTAATTG CATTCAAAGAAAAGCCTCAGTATCCACCAAGTCAGGCTCAAGCAGTTCTTCAAAAAAGCCCCCCTGCCGAGTACTCCTATAAGAAATCAATAAGGAACCTATTTAAAAACATTCCCTTTGTCCTTCTCTTGATCACTTACG GTATCATAACTGGAGCATTTTACTCAGTGTCAACATTATTAAATCAAATGATACTGACATATTATAAG ggagaagaaATCAATGCTGGAAGGATTGGGCTAACATTGGTAGTAGCTGGAATGGTGGGCTCTATTCTTTGTGGCTTGTGGCTAGATCATACCAAAACATACAA acaGACAACTTTGACAgtttacattttgtctttttttggaaTGGTTATATTTACTTTCACGTTGGACCTTGGATACATTATGGTCGTGTTTGTTACGGGAGGGGTGCTCGG TTTCTTCATGACCGGCTACCTCCCAGTGGGTTTTGAGTTTGCTGTTGAAATCACTTACCCTGAATCTGAAGGCACTTCCTCTGGTCTTCTCAACGCTGCTGCACAA atATTTGGAATTTTGTTCACATTGGCTCAAGGAAAGCTCACATCAGACTATGGTCCTAGGGCAGGAAACATTTTCCTCTGTATTTGGATGTTTCTAGGCATCCTTTTAACAG CATTAATCAAGTCGGATCTCAAAAGACACAATATAAACATAGGAATTGCGAACGGTGATATTAAAGCT GTACCAGTTGAAGATAGTCCCACAGATCAAGAATCCAAAACTATGATGATGTCCAAGCAGTCAGAATCGGCAATCTGA